The Pseudomonadota bacterium sequence AGGTCCTGTTGTAAGCGAGGTAGCTGAAAGTGCTGCCAATGGAAATTTTATGGGTCCTTCTGAATTAGAAGGTCTTTGACTGACCTTATCCCCAAAAAGCCCTTTTAATTAAAAGGGCTTTTTTGTTTTGCTTTCCAACAATTCTCCGGTCGGTCAATTAACTTATGCGATTCATTGATGAAATTACCATCGAGGTCGAAGCCGGCAGCGGCGGTAACGGTTGTGTCAGCTTTCGCCGGGAAAAATATATTCCCAAGGGAGGGCCAGACGGTGGAGACGGCGGGCGGGGCGGAGATATTATTCTGTGTGGTGACAGTCAGAAAAATACTCTGCTTGATTTGCGTTATCAGCGCCTTTATCGGGCACACAAAGGGGGCAACGGAGCAGGAAAAGATCGCACCGGTGCGGCTTCGGATGATCTTGTGATCAAGGTGCCGCTGGGGACTGAAATCTGGTTCCTGCCTCCTCAGGGCGAGGCTGAAGAGGCGCTTTTCGGCGGCGAAATCATGGCCCACGATGAGTCTCTGGTTGTTGCCAAGGGGGGCCGTGGAGGTAAGGGGAATGCTCATTTTGCCTCATCGACCCATCGGACGCCACGTTTTTCTCAGCCCGGAGAAGAAGGTGGCAAGGCCCGACTCAGGCTGGTCCTGAAACTTCTGGCTGAAGTTGCCCTGATCGGTCTGCCCAATGCCGGCAAATCGACCCTGATTGCTTCCGTGTCGGCTGCCCGGCCCAAGATTGCCGCTTATCCTTTTACCACCCTGCAGCCTCATCTTGGAATCATGCCGGTGGGCGACTATCAGCAGGTAGTGATCGCTGATATTCCCGGTCTGGTGAGTGATGCACATTTGGGAACTGGTCTGGGGACTAGATTCCTGCGTCACATTGAAAGAACCAGACTTTTGGTGCATTTGCTTTCTCTGGCCGAGTTTCAAACGATTGAGGCCTTGATCGGCGCCTATCGCGTCGTCAGTCAGGAACTCACGCTGTATCGCGACGACTTGCTGGAGCGCGAAAAAATGGTCATCCTGACTCAGATGGATGTCGTCTCGGCGGATCTGGTTGCCGCGCTGCTCGAGCAACTTAGTCATCATCCCCTGATGAACGGGCGGCGCGTTCTGGCTCTTTCAGCCGTAACCGGCGCCGGAATCAAGGAGTTCAAGGAGCATCTGGTCAGAATCATGGCCGGCGAATCGTGCGGATTGATACCCTCTGAACCATGATCGGGAAAAGGCAGAAGACTAAGTGAAAAATGCAGTTTTCCGTAGATGTGGGTCTGCCCGTCTGCTCGGGCTCGGGGCCTGTTCTGGAAGTATGCCGCCGGTTTTCCGGAGTGAATAGATGGCGCTGAAAACAATATCTCTGTATGCGGTGATTGGTAATCCCATTGCTCATTCATTAAGCCCGGTCATGCACAATGCCGCTTTTAAAGCGATGGGGATGGCGGCTGGTTTCGTCGCTTTCCAGGTGACTGATGCGGCGACCGCGCTTGCCGGGGTTCGGGCTTTGGGGATTGCCGGTTTGAGTGTGACGCTGCCTCATAAACAGTCGGTTATGGATTGCCTGGACGAAGTCGCCGAGGACGCGCGGGTGATCGGCGCCGTCAATACGGTGGTAAATCGTCGGGGCCGTTTATGTGGTTATAATACCGATGCCCCTGGAGCCTTGACGGCTTTGCGCCGGAAAGTCGATCCACAGGGGCGCCGGGTTCTGATTCTTGGAGCCGGCGGCGCGGCGCGGGCCCTGGTTCATGCGGTCACCGGGAGCGGCGGCCGGGTCGCGCTGGTTAATCGCGGGCGGCAACGGGCGCGGGAACTGGCCCGTGACTTTGCGGTCGAAGTCTTGAGCCTGGCGGAAATTCCTGCCTTCGCTCCGGAAATAATAATTAACACAACCTCGGTCGGCATGTTTCCCGAAAAGGCGCAAACTCCTCTGCCGGAAGAATTTCTGCAGCCGGGCATGGTGGTTATGGATATCGTATATAACCCCTTGAATACCAGCCTGTTGCAGGCTGCCGGTCGCCGGGGGGCGCTGATCATCGATGGGCTGGAAATGTTTGTGGCGCAGGGCGCTCTGCAGTTTGAGTTGTGGACCGGAGTCAAAGCTCCGGTTGCGATCATGCGGCAGGCGGTGTTGCGGGCTTTGGGGGAAAACTGTTCTTTGCAGGAGACGTCAAGTGTTGGAAATTAAGCCCAGAAGGGTACAGTCCGCCGAAGTTCGGGTGCCGGGATCAAAAAGCTATACGCACCGGGTCTTGATCGCCTCAGCCTTGGCTGAAGGTGAAAGTCTTATCGAGGGCGCGCTTTTCAGCCGCGATACCGAATTGACCGCCGCCGCTCTCGGGCACATGGGAGCCCGGATTAACGCTGATGCGTCGGCCCGCAGTTTCAGGGTGCTCGGTACCGGAGGCCGGTTACAACCCTGCCGGGAAGATATTTTTCTTGAAAATTCCGGTACTTCGATGCGTCTTTTGACCGCCGTGGCGGCGCTTGGAGAGGGTTTTTATACCTTTGACGGCAGTCCCAGGATGCGGCAGCGGCCGATGGCCGAACTGCTGACGGCTTTGGGCCAGCTTGGGGTGCCGGCGGCATCCTTACAGCAGAACGGTTGTCCGCCGCTTCGGATTGGCGGTGGTCGGATTGCCGGGGGGAGCGTGGAGATTGATTGCAGTGTCAGCAGTCAGTATCTTTCGGCCCTGCTGCTGATCGCTCCCTTGACGCGGCAGGGACTTGAGATTCGGGTCGTCAAAGGGCCGGTTTCCAGACCATACGTTGATCTCACCCTGACGGTCATGAAAAATTTCGCCATCGAAGCCCAGGCTTTCGGTTGTGAACGGTTTCAGGTCGGCGGTGGTCAGGTTTATCGATCCGGAAATTACGCGGTCGAGCCGGATTGTTCTCAAGCCGGCTATTTCTGGGCGGCCGCAGCGATTTGCCAAGCCGAGGTCAAGGTTCTCGGCATCTCGGCTGATTCCGCGCAGGGGGATCTCGGTTTTATCCGGGTGCTGGAAAAAATGGGTTGCCGCCTTGAATTTGCCGATGACGGAATCACGGTTAGCGGCCGGCCTCTGCAGGGCCTGACGGTGGATATGGGTGACATGCCGGATCTGGTTCCGACTTTAGGGGTGGTGGCGGCCTTTGCCAAGGGGCGCACGATGATGACCAATGTAGCTCATCTGCGAGCCAAGGAAAGTGATCGCCTGGCGGCGGTCGCCACCGAATTGGGTAAAATGGGAATCATGGTCGAATGCGGAGAGAATTATATCGCGGTCACCGGCGGCCGGCCGCAGGGCGCGTTAATCAAGACCTATGACGATCATCGAATTGCCATGAGCTTTGCCCTTGCCGGCCTCTGCCTTCCGGGAATGAAAATCGAGGATGAACATTGTGTGGAAAAATCATTTCCCGATTTCTGGAAGGTTTTTGCCGCTCTCTAGTGGCATGGCAGCTGCGGCCAGATTTGGAGTTAAACCATGTCTAATCTGTATCTGATCGGTTATCGAGCGGCGGGAAAGAGCGTCGTGGGCCGGAAACTGGCCGCGACGCTTGGTCTTCCTTTTCAGGACAGTGACCTTTTGCTGGTCGAACGGGCGGGCCTGAGTATCAGTGCTTTTGTTGAAAACTTTGGTTGGGCGGCTTTTCGTAAGCTTGAAAGTGAAATTTTAAAAGAGTGTGACGCTTCGGCGGCGATGGTGTTGGCAACCGG is a genomic window containing:
- the aroA gene encoding 3-phosphoshikimate 1-carboxyvinyltransferase, producing MLEIKPRRVQSAEVRVPGSKSYTHRVLIASALAEGESLIEGALFSRDTELTAAALGHMGARINADASARSFRVLGTGGRLQPCREDIFLENSGTSMRLLTAVAALGEGFYTFDGSPRMRQRPMAELLTALGQLGVPAASLQQNGCPPLRIGGGRIAGGSVEIDCSVSSQYLSALLLIAPLTRQGLEIRVVKGPVSRPYVDLTLTVMKNFAIEAQAFGCERFQVGGGQVYRSGNYAVEPDCSQAGYFWAAAAICQAEVKVLGISADSAQGDLGFIRVLEKMGCRLEFADDGITVSGRPLQGLTVDMGDMPDLVPTLGVVAAFAKGRTMMTNVAHLRAKESDRLAAVATELGKMGIMVECGENYIAVTGGRPQGALIKTYDDHRIAMSFALAGLCLPGMKIEDEHCVEKSFPDFWKVFAAL
- a CDS encoding shikimate dehydrogenase, producing the protein MALKTISLYAVIGNPIAHSLSPVMHNAAFKAMGMAAGFVAFQVTDAATALAGVRALGIAGLSVTLPHKQSVMDCLDEVAEDARVIGAVNTVVNRRGRLCGYNTDAPGALTALRRKVDPQGRRVLILGAGGAARALVHAVTGSGGRVALVNRGRQRARELARDFAVEVLSLAEIPAFAPEIIINTTSVGMFPEKAQTPLPEEFLQPGMVVMDIVYNPLNTSLLQAAGRRGALIIDGLEMFVAQGALQFELWTGVKAPVAIMRQAVLRALGENCSLQETSSVGN